The DNA sequence AGTTTAAAGATTTTTTTCGTGGCCTTCCGTGGTCATTTTCACCTGTAATATGTACGCAGTGACATCCGCCACATCTCGTATTATAGGTTACGCCGGACGGACTGTCACCACTGAACCTTTTTCCAATTCCATTCAAAACCTTACAAATCTTGCTTAGTTTCCAAGAGCTGTTTCAAAGTTTACAACAGACAGGTTATATTGAAGGATCGCTTTTTGGTACTGGTTCTCACGATTAGACAATTCTTCCTCTGCTTGAATCACTTCGAGGGTAGTTGCCAGACCATTTTCAAAGCGAAGATTCGTCAGACGATAGCTTTCTGCTGCAGAATCTTTCGCTGTTTTTTGGTAATCAATCGCTTCTCTGGCAGCATTGAGGTTCAAATAAGCCTGAGATACTTCTTTGGAGATCGCGCGTTTTTGCTCTTCAATCGCCAATTGGGATTTCTCTACGTTGTTACGAGCTACACGTCCTGGCAAGGTGGATAGAGCAGAATATTCCTCAATCAGCTTCACGTTCAGTTCAGCCAATTTCAGTTCTTCTTGTACTTTTGTCATTTCTACACGCTTGGCAATTGCTTGATCCTCAGCTTGCTTCATGGTCATTTTGATTGGAGCAGTCTGCTTGTTGGAGGAAACAACCTTCCAGTCTTTCGTCAGGTCTACGCCCAAAAAGTCGTTCAGATCCATACGAGCGACTTCTACACTATTCTTGGCGCTTGTCAGGTTGGCTTGCGCACCTGCCAATCCCATTTCAGCTTGCAGGACATCTGTTTTTGCCTTCGTACCCACTTTAAATGCTGCGTTTGCTACTTTCAACTGAGTTTGGGCACGAGCCAAGCTCTGTTGTTTCAAGTTCAAGTCGTCTTGAGCAAAAATGAGGTTGTAATACGCTTGCTGTGCACCAAGCTTGATTTTACCTTCTGTTGCATTTACTTGCAGGGCATTCAGCTTTTTAGTCATCTCACCTTGTGCATTGCTGATGTACTTTGCTTTCGCAGCATTCAGAGATTCAATCATGTCGGCT is a window from the Brevibacillus choshinensis genome containing:
- a CDS encoding TolC family protein, translated to MNFPYSNKKWMTISLAAVLTTAIGAGTLTASANTATTEQTKTAVTATTEQDKATATKETTATGTEAAATATDAKDQATTGTPAPAANSTTTEKATAAPTTTTTTAPTAPTTTTPATTTPSASVGAELTLEKAIQQALETNATLATARLDAKNADLNQMLSYKTSADMPADMIESLNAAKAKYISNAQGEMTKKLNALQVNATEGKIKLGAQQAYYNLIFAQDDLNLKQQSLARAQTQLKVANAAFKVGTKAKTDVLQAEMGLAGAQANLTSAKNSVEVARMDLNDFLGVDLTKDWKVVSSNKQTAPIKMTMKQAEDQAIAKRVEMTKVQEELKLAELNVKLIEEYSALSTLPGRVARNNVEKSQLAIEEQKRAISKEVSQAYLNLNAAREAIDYQKTAKDSAAESYRLTNLRFENGLATTLEVIQAEEELSNRENQYQKAILQYNLSVVNFETALGN